GCTCCCGGGCTACGGGTTCTCCGGACCCACGCACGAGGCGGGCTGGGGCTCGCGCCGCATCGCCCGGGCCTGGGCCGAGCTGATGCAGCGGCTCGGCTACACACGCTACGGCGCCCAGGGCGGCGACTGGGGCACGTGGATCTCCCGCGAGCTCGGCCTGCTCGTACCCGACCGGGTCGTGGGCGTGCACACCAACGGGCTCATCACCTTCCCGGTGGGAGCGCCCGGCGAAATGGAGGGCCTGAGCGACGCCGATCAGGCCCGCCTGGCATTCGCGGACCACTACCAACGTGAGTTGTATGGCTACAAGAAGATCCAATCCACGCGGCCCCAGACCCTGGCCTACGGTCTGACAGACTCCCCCGTGGGCCAGCTGGCATGGATCATCGGGGTGTTCAAGGAGTGGACCGACTGCACCCACTCGCCCGAGGACGCCATCAGCCGGGACCGCCTGCTCACCAACGTCATGGTGTATTGGCTCACCCAGACGGCCCACTCCTCGTCCCGTTCCTTCGTCGAGACTCCGGACACTCCCGAGGATGCGGATCTCGCGGAGGACGTGAAGCCGACGCCGGTGCCCACCGGGGTGGCGCTCTTCCCCCGTGACATCCTGCGGCCCATCCGCCGCTTCGCCGACCGCGATCATACGAACATCCTTCATTGGAAGGAGTTCGACCGCGGCGGCACCTTCGCCGCCCTGGAGGAGCCCGACCTCTTCATCGGCGACGTGCGGGAGTTCTTCCGCCGCGTGCGCTCGAACAGGTAACCCGCCCCAGCTCCGCCGCCAGGATGTCAGTCCTTGCGCGGAGGAGAGATCTTCCGGAAGAACACCACCGCGTCCGCGTTCCGCCCCACGGGGCCGTGCGCGTATGAGCTCGGGTTCCCGTAGTCCGTGACTTCGTCGAGCAGTGTCCCCGGTGGGCGCTGACGCAGGTCGAGCAGGAATGCATCGCCATGAGGTGCGAGCGCGGCCTCGACGCTGCCCTCGCGTAGCGGCACGCGGCGGGTGACAGGCTGTCGGCCGTCGGGCATGAGGTGCTCTCCCTCGGGGGCCAGCAGCCAGAACACGAAGACCTCCTGGGGGCGTGGCTCCACGACATGGGTGCCGATGGAGCGCCACATCGGCTCGTGCTCGCCGTCCGACGGGCCGGCCCTCAGCGTCGAGGAGTCGCGAGACAGGTGCGTGTTGTGACCCAGGAGGATGAGCTTCTCGCCGGGGTGTGCCTCGAGCCAACGATCGAGGGTCTTGTGCATGAACTCCTCGCGCCGCGCGTAGAAGCGGTGTCGGTCCGCGAGTGTCCGCGACTGCAGCCGGCCGAGCTGGAACACGAACGACTCGGAGAGCGCGTCGAGCTGCTCCAGCAGGCGTGTCGCCACTGCCTCGCCGAAGGCCGCGCGGTAGGGAGCCGGATCCTCGCGGACTTCTTCGGCGAGCTTGAACACTCGCAGGGCCTCGTCGCCGAGGGACTCGCCTTCGACCAGCGCGAGGCGCGCGAGCAGCCCCTGGGCTTCGGCGCGGTCGGCATGAGGCGCCAGCGTGTCGCGGAGATCCTGATAGCCTCCGCCGAGAATGCCCTCGGTGTCGAAGCCGAAGAAGTGCAGCCGCTCGGTGCCCGGCGCGCGAGACTCGCTGAGCTCGCGCATCGCATGAGCGAAGCGCTTCTCCTCGGCGGCGAAGGCGGTGGTGGCCTCACGGTCGGACTCGGTCCGCGGCTGGAAGCGCTCGAGCTCCCGCCGCTCCTGCGGAGTCGCCCCGGAGTAGCCATGGAGCACCACGCGCTCGAGCGAAGCCGGGTCGCCAAGCTCCAGGAAGCGATCGATGCGCGCCGCATCGGAGGTTCCCATCTCCATGCCCACGTGGCGGAAGCCACGCGCGAAGAGATGACGCAGGAGCGCGAGGCGGTACGGGTACTTCTCGTGGATGTAGTGATCGGGCTCGCCGAGATAGACGATGCGCGCATCCCCGATCATCGCATCCACTCGCTCCGCGACCCTGGGCTCGAGCTGGGTGGACTCTGGGTCGGACCACCCCGTGCTGTTCGCTCGCACCCACGCGGAGTCGAGCTTCGCGCCGGAACAACCGGCCAGAAGAGCCGCCAGTGCCGTGAGCACGCGCACGCATCCCATGCCTTCTGACTTCCCCATGTTTCCTCCAGTCCGATGACCGTGATGAAGAGGACCGCGGAGGGTAGTCGGCGAGCGTGACTGGAGAATGACTGGGAGGGCGGGTAATCGTGGGCTGGGATGTCCGGACGGCACCACGCCCTCAGGACGGTCGGCTAAGGAACCCAGCCGGGCAACGCGGCGGCCTGCTTCACCCAGGTCGCCATCTGGGCCTCGTCGAGCTCGTCGCCTTCGCGGATGTCGAGGTAGCGCGTGTTCTTGTCCTTGCTGGGGCCGGGCGGGACCGGTCGCAGCGACGTGCCGCGGAAGAAGGTCACCTTGACGTAGTGGGTGAAGACGTGGAACCCCAGGAACCAGCCCTGGCCTTCGATGCCGTACAACGGCGTGTTCCACTTCACGGCCTTGCGCACGTTGGGCACGTTCCGCACGATGAGCGCGTCGAGCCAGCGCCCGACGTCACTCTTCCAGCCCGGCATCGCGGCGATGTACGCCTGCACCGGGGCGTCGCCGTCGGCCTTCGCGATTTGTGGATTGCCGCCTGAAAGGAGTTTCACCGGCTTGGCCTCACTCGCACCTGGCTTGGCCTTGGTGCCTGCCTTCGGCGTGGACTTGGACCTGGTGGCCGACTTGCGTGGCTTGCTCGCGCGCGACGTGCCCTTGGCCTTGGGCTTCGCCTTGCTCTCAGTCATCATTCGTCCCTTTTTATTAGATGGTTCTCGAGCCGCTCCAGGTGTTCATCCCAGAACCGTTCATAGTACGCCATCCAGTCCCGTACGGGCCTGAGCCGCGCAGGGATGAGGCTCCCACAAATGGGGGCAGAGCCGAAGCCGGAAGAGGCGAGCGGGCCAGCACAGACAGCGGTGAGGGTGGAGCCGACGAAGGAGCGCACGCCGCCGCAGGGGAGTCTCGTCGCGAAGTCACACACGTTGAACGCGGGTACCGAACTCTTTCAACCGTGCGATCACGTAGGCCGGGTCGAGCAGTCCCTCGGGGTGGTAGAGCCCTGGCGATACGGGAGGACCTCCCGCGAGGCCGAGCAGCCGCTCTACCGCGAGCGCCGCGCCTCGGGCGCTCATGCCGGAGTGCACGTCGCCGTCGGAGAGCTCGTGACGGACGCGTCCCGTCGTCCCGTCCTTCCGCTCGCCCACGATTTCGATGATGACCTCGTGTGAAAGGCCTTGGCCGGGGCGGCGGCTGGCCGTGGGCCTCACCGCGAAGTCGAGGCGAACGGTTCTGGCGTCCGTCGCGGCCGCGAGGCTCACGACGTCGAGCAGCGGGTAGGCCTGCCCCTTCCACTCCGTTCCATCCACACCTCGGAAGACGCGGGTTGCTTCCTCTCCCCGGGCCCAGAGGAACTTCCCGTCCTCGAGCATCAGCGGATGCGGCACGCTCTGGGCGACACGCTCCAGGTCGCCTTTCGCCGCGGGCCCACCCACGTCCTCCTCATCGAAGACCGCGCCGATTTCGATGGAGTGAATGCGCTGGAACTCCCTGGCGAAGTGGAGGGCCGCCAGCGTCACCGTTCCGCCGAGGAAGTGGCCGAGCATGAGGATGGGGGCGCTGCCAGGCTTCTGGATGTAGTGCGCTACCGCTGGCCCGATGTCGAAGACGAAGTCCGAGAAGGCGACATAGGGGATGCCCTTTGCCTGCGCGTACTTCAGCGAATGGAGCGAGGTGTCCTTCAGGAACACGACCACGGCACTGAAGGCCGCATCGGTGGGGAGGCCCAGGTCCTGGCGCTCCAGGTCGATTCTCACCGCATTCGCACCGCCGAGCTCCTTCGCGAGCGCGTCGGCCCGGGCGAGGTCTCGCGCGCCGATGGTCATGGCAAGGGCTGGCTGGAGCCGACGAAGTGCTCGGGCCGCGCGACCGCCGACGACGCCGGAGCCTCCGATGATGAGAACGGATGGATTCATGGGGGATGACATGGTGGATGCACTCCTGGGGTTGTTCTGGGAATGGACCGTCTGGGGACGTGCTGGCCGCCGCTCACACCCGACGGATGCGGGTGCCGATCTCCTCCAGGCGCCGCACCATGTAGGCCGGGTCGATGAGGACGTGCGGGAGGTAGAGACCTGGCGCCACGGGCGGGCCGCCCGCCAGGCCGAGCAACCGCTCGAGGCCCACGGCGACGCACTGGGCCGTCACGGGCGCCTGACCCGCCGGATGGACGAGCTCGTAGCGGACGCGTCCCGTCGTTCCATCCCGCTGCTGGCCCGACAGCTCGATGATGATTTCCGTCGAGAAGGGCTCGCCGCGCCTGCGGGTCGCTGACTGCCCCACCGCGAGGTCGAACCGGATGGACCGGGCGTCGGTTGCTCCGGCGAGGCTCATGAGGTCGAGCGGTGCGTAGGCCTGGACCCGCAGCTCCGCTCCGTCCACGCCCACGAGGGTGCGTGCCGCGTCCTCGCCCTGGGCCCAGCGCCACTTGCCGTCCTCGAGGAGAAGGGAGCTCGCCGCGGCCTTCGTCATGCGCTCGAAGTCGGCATACGCCGCCGGTCCGCCCATGTCCTCCTCATCGAGCACCGCGGCGATTTCGATGGCCTCGAGGGTCCGGAACTCCCTGGCGAAGTGCAGGGCTGGCAGCGTGGCGGCTCCTGCCAGCCAGAGGCTGTCCATGAGGATGGGCGCGCCGCCGGGCTTGTGGATGTAGAGCCCCACCTCCGGTCCGACTTCGAACAGGGCCGTCGAGATGCTGACGTAGGCCGCCCCCGTGGCCTGCGCGTACCGCAGCGAGTTGAGGGTGTCGTCCTTCACGAACATGGCGATCGCGCTGAAGGACTTCCCGGCAGGCAGGCCCAGGTCCGGTCGCTCCAGCTCAATCCTCGCGGTGTCCGCGCCGCCCACCTCCCTGGCGACGGCGTCGGCCCGGGCCAGGTCGCGTCCTCCAATCGTGATGGGCAGCTCCGGGTGGAGCCGGCGGAGCATCTTCGCGGCCTGGGAGCCGACGAGGCCGGAACCTCCAATGATGAGGACGGGCTGCTGCGTATTCGTGGACATGGCGGGAGGGCTCCTCTGCATGGCGGGGCGGCGGCGTGACCGGAAGCGGTCGCGCCCATCCGGCCCAGATTCCTACCTTTAGTAAGTTACCAATAGTAGGTTCGCCACGATTTGTTCATAGGGAGGGCGAGGGGCAGTGACGCGGCTCGTGCTCCGCGCCTGGCGGCGAGTTACAGTCACTTGACACCGGTTCAGGTGCGAGCCGCGTTGCCATGAGCGAGACATCCAGCAAGAAGCTGCCGAAGGCCCAGAGGCGCGACCAGTTGCTCGACATCGCGCAGACCCTCGTGCGCGAGGAGGGGACGGACGCGTTGACCCTCGGCTATCTCGCCGAGCGTGCCGGCGTCAGCAAGCCGGTGGCCTACGAGCATTTCAAGACGCGCTCCGGGCTGCTCATCGCGCTCTACGCGGAGATAGACGCCCGGCAGGTCAAGGTGCTGCAGGATGCGCTCGCGCGCACACGGCGCCGGCTGGAAGACGTCGCCCGTGTGGTGAGCCGCGCCTACATGAATTGCTACACGTCGGTCGGCCCGGAGTGGCATGCCATCTCGGCCGCGCTGAAGGGCGACGAGGAGATGGAGGCCTTCCAGCGGGAACTGATCGACAGCTACGTGGCCCTCTATTGCGAGGCGTTCGCGCCCTACACGAACCTGTCGAAGGAGGAGCTCCACCTGCGCTGCGTCGGAATCATCGGCGCGGCGGAGGCGATTTCGCGGGAGATGATTCGAGGCCGCGTCGAGGAAGCCAAGGCCGCCGCGACCCTGGCCGCGCTCATCATCCGCGGGCTCTCCACATAGGCGCCGCGGAAGGCGCGGAAGGTCTCAACGGCCTCGGGCCGCGCTCGAGCTGCTCGGGCCGGGTATGCGGGTGCCCCTGTGATGGCGCTCACTCTCCGGGCGTTGGCGCCGTCACAGTCCCCCGGCGGCCTCCAGGGCAGAGTGCTTCGTGTCAGGGCGTGAACCCCACACGCGACGCCCTGGCATCGAGGCCGCCATGTCCCGCATCACGAGCACCGAGGTCATCCTCCCCTCCTCCCTGTCCGCCGAGGCGCGGCACCAGCTCACCGACAGCCTCTACGCCGTCCACGCCCGGCTCTTCGAGTCGGAGGAGGAGCGCGAGGCGTGGGCCCCCCGCGACGGGCCCGAGGCGCTCTACTTCCTCGAGACCGCTACGGGCCATGCCGAGGGGCACGGGCTGTTGACGGTGGCGCCCATCACCCTGGAGAACGTGCTGAGCATGGCCCGCTCCCTGCTGAAGCGGCGGCTGCACCAGTCCATGGTGAGGCTGGCGGCCCGGGTGCTGGGTACGCGGCTCGGGGCGCGCCTGGGCCGCTCCCTGGTGGTCCACACGTTGCGCCACGTGCCGCTCTTCGCCCAGCTCGACGAGGCCACCCTGCGCGACCTGGCCGAGCACGCGGAGCTCCTCGTGCTGCCCGCGGGCAGGGAGGTCTTCCACGCGGGAAGTGCCAGTGACGAGCTGTACCTGCTGGAGACCGGCGTGGTCCATGTGCTGGCCCAGGGAGGGAAGCTCATGGAGGAGCTGGGCAGCGGCGCCGTGTTCGGGGAGCTGGCCCTGCTCACCCGCGAGCGCCGCTCGGCGACCGTCCGCACGGCGACGGCCTCGACGCTCATCCGTATTCCCCGCTCGGCGCTCCTGCCACTGCTCGAGGGGAATGACCGCCTGCGCGAGCGGATGTGGAAGACGCTCGCCGAGCGGCGCTTCGATGATGTGGTGCGGGGGCTGGAGGGCTACGGGCACCTGGGGCGCGCGCGCCGGCTCTCCCTGCTGCGCTCCGGAGAGCATCGCGAGCTGAGGCCGCAGGAGTGGCAGAAGCTCGAGGCGGGCACCCACCTGTTCGTGCTGTCGGGCGCGGTGGACTTCGAGCACGCGGGGCTCGTGGTGACCCAGCGGGACGCCACGCTCCTGGAGGTCGGCCAGCCGCTCCGTGTGAGGGCCCGGGAAGCCACGCGGCTCGTGCTCCTGAATCCGCGGGCCGCGTGAGGGTGTCATGCCTACCAGGTCCGGGCCCAGCGGAGCTGGCTCACCGCGCCGCCGCCGGCTTCGTAGTAGTCGAGCGTCACCTCGTGCTCCCCGTGGAGCAGGAAGAGATAGGCGCGGTACGTGGTGGGGGGTTGATTCCTCCAGGCATCGATGAGCGGTGAGCCATCCACCCAGAGCCGCACCCCGTCGTCGGCGGTGGTGGTGAACCGGTAGAAACCCGCGGAGAAGCGGAAGCGTCCGGTCCAGCGCACCGAGAAGTCGTCGGACGGAAGGCCGGTGCCGGGCGGCGAGTCCGTACCCCAGTCATTGTTGATGGGCGCGGGCTCGCAGCGGACGAGGGCGGGGGGGCCATGGAGGTCTCGGTTGTTGAAGTACTCCGCGCGGAATTGCCCCTCCGGACAGGTGATGGGGGTCGGTGGGTTGAACGTCGCGGTGTACACGGCGTCCAGCTCGCCGGTCGTCACCAGGTGCTGCGGGTCGCCTCCATCCGACCAGGAGAAGAACGTGAGGTCTCCCTGCGGTGAAGGCGCGAAGATCGTGTGGCGTGTGCCGACGATCGCCATGTGGGTGAAGGGTGCCGTTCCGGCCGTGCCGTCGTACACCACCTGCAACCCGGGGGGCGAGGTGTCGAGCGTGAGTCGCACCGTCTGGGGATGGATGGCCACGCTCTTCGTGTCCGTCAGGCCATTGAGATCCGTGGCGGTGAGCCTGAGCTCGAGGAAGAACTCGTCGCCGTGGTCCGGGGCGACGAAGCTTCCACCCGCCCCCGTGCGCGAGAGGAGCGGGTGGACGTGACATCCCCCGTTGGGGCAGTGCTGCAGGACGATGTTCCACGCCAGGTTCGCGTCGGGAAGGGTTCCATCCTCGGGGTCCGTCCCCGACCCGGAGAAGGAGATGACATCCCCCACCTTGAACAGGAGCGAGGGAAGGGGTGCGTGGATGAGTGCGGTGGGGGCGTGATTGCCGACGCTGATGCCCACCACCGCCGAGCTGCTCCCTCCACGGCCATCCTCGACGGTCAGCCGCGCGGTGTAGGTGCCACTGGCGGAGTAGATGTGCAGTGGATCGCTCTCGCTCGAGGTGGGCGTGCCATCCCCGAAGTCCCAGGTGTAGCTCAGCGGGTCCCCCTCCGGGTCACTGGAGCCGGCACTCGAGAAGCGCACGCTCAAGGGGGCGCTGCCGTTGTTCGGGGTCGCCGAGGCCACCGCGAGGGGAGGCGAGTTCGCTCCCGCGTAGCGGATGCGGCGCAGCTCTCCGCTGAAGATGGAGAGGTAATAGAGGTGGGTGTCCGGGCCGAACTTGATGTCGACGACCCCGGCGGTCTCGGTGGCGAAGTCGTTCACACTGACCAGGTTGTCCCCGGCATCCACCGTCAGGGCGTGCATCCAGTCCTGCGTGCAGTCTCCGAAGATGAAGGCATCCTGGAACGGAGCGGGCCAGGAAGTGCCGGAATGAAAGGCGCCTCCGATGCTGCACGCGGTGGTCTGGTGCAGCCAGACATGGAGCGGCATCTTCACGGCGGAGGGGCCGAGTGCATAGAGGGCCTGGCATGCCGGCTTGGGCTCGTAGCCACTCTGACGTTCCGTGCCCTCGTAGCAGGGCCAGCCGAAGTTCGCTCCCGGGGTCGCGACGTCGATCTCCTCGTAGGTGTCCCAGCCGACGTCCCCCAGGTAGGGGACGCCGCTGCCCGGGCGCAGTCCGAACCGCAAGGCGTTGCGCAGGCCGAAGCTGAAGACCTTCGAGCGGTTGGCGGTGGCGTCTCCGTTCCAGAAGGGGTTCGTCGGCAGGCCGGCCCCGCCCGGTGTGATGTGGAGCAGCTTGCCCGCGAGCGAGTCGAGGTCCTGCGCCCTCAATGCGTCGTCGTCGACGTGGGTGAAGTGGGCGCCGTCCCCGAGGGTCACGAAGAGGCTGCCATCGGAGGCGAACTCGAGGTCACCCACGGAATGGGAAGGGCTGTCCGAGGGAATACAGTCGGTGCCCGGCGGGAAATCGTTGCAGGAGCGGCCCACGCTGGTTCCGAGGAGCACGGTCTCGCTATCCGGTGAAGCCGTGTCCCCCACGGCGGTATAGCGAACCATACGCCCTGTCTTGGGTCCATCGAAGTCACCCGGGTCGTTCTCGTAGGTGTAGAGCATGTAGACGAAACCATTGCGAGCGAAGTCCGGGTCGGCCGCCAGTCCGAGGAGCCCGCGATCGGCAAAGCCATTGACGCGGCTCCGGATGTCGAGGAAGGGCGTGCCCAGGAGGATCCCGTTCTTGTAGACCTTCACCACGCCTGCTTTCTCGGCGATGAGGATGCGGCCATCCGGGAGGGGGGCGAATGCCGTCGGGTCACTCAGGCCCGAGATGAGCACTTCCTGGGTGAAGCCCGCGGGCAGGGCTGACGGGACGGTTCCGGGAGCACCGGAGGCCCTGGGTCGGTCGCTGAACAGGAAGCCCTCGCGGCCTTCGGCGGCACCTGCTCCGGGCAGGTGCAACATCATGAACAGACAGACTGGACCCAGAACGTACGTGCGCCACGGATGGATGCTTCTCACTGTGGAACCCTCTCCCCGGACTCCGCGTCAGGGCATTCGATGAGAGGAGCACAAGTAGGCGAGTCTCCGGTGGATGGCTCTCGTCCAGCGGTTCTTGTCATCTGTAGCGAATCCTGCAAATCCCCACCGGTCCCGTGAGGGCCGTGAGGGTGTCAAAGAGTGAGCTGTCTCATGTTCGGAGAGTGGCGGGGGAGTGAGGCGATCTCGTCATCGTCCCCTCTCCAGGCGACGCCCCCTGGAGCTGGGAGCCTCTTGCTCACATCCGAAAATGTCCCCGTCTAGCTGAATGGCTGAGGATGTCAGGAGTTGGTCATGCGCACGAAGCAGCGGCGAGCCAGCCCCCGTGCCCTGCTCACCTGCGGGCAGCGGACACTACAACTGCCAGTGGTACACGCTGGGCGACGGGCGCACGGGCGGCACGCCGGTCTTGAGCTCCAACGGAGGTTGGTGGGCCTGGACCGAGGCGGCTCCCAACAACACGACGGGCTGGCCGCACCAGGAGCCACCATCGTCAGCAGTGGCACGGTCGACGGACCAGGACAAGAGCCCGCCAGCCATCGATATCGAACAACCGGTCTTCCTGCCCAAACCCAGGGCACTGCAAGGAGGGATGCATGGCTGACAAGTACTTCATTCGCCAATCCATCGCGAGGCTGCAGGAGGAATTGCGGCTCATACAAGCTTCCGGCGGTGATGAGTCGGTGGACTGGAAGGCTCGACGTGATGCTCTGCTGGCCGAGATCGAGCAGATAGTCGACATGGCGCTGCCTCCGGACTCCCAGCTCGTCAAGCTCCTGAAAAACACCATCGCGGAGGCGCCAAGACCGGCATCAGCAGAGAAGTCGACCGTGCCCGATGCGACCTCCAGCGACTCGCACACGTTCAGCGTCGTAGCCCGGGTGCTGGAGGCGACCCATCGCTTGAACGAAGCGCGCTTCGATGACGAGGCTATCGGCAGGCTGTCCGATGACATCAATTGGGTCTTGAGCCGCAAACTTCTAAAGCAGCCGGTGGTATTGGTATCGATAGCGATCCTGGTTGTGTCCTTCGGTTTCGCCGTCTTTGGAGCGCTCAGATTCAAGGACATGAAGTTCGACGTGATTCAGCAGATTCAAGAGCGAGGCGTTCAGGCGAAATCCGAAATTGACGAGAAGAGAAAGCAGGCCGAGCAGTCCTTCGTGCAGCTTCAGCAGCAGGAGCAGGCCACGGCCGGCAAGTTGAAGGATCTGGACAACGAGATTGACAAGCACGGTGACCGCATCACCAGCTTGTCGAAGAAAACCGCTGACGCCATCTATCAACAAGGCCAGTCCAAGTTGAACAGCCTCGACAAGGCAGTGAATGATGCGAAAGAAGAGATATCGAAAGCCGCCAACCAGCGCGCCACCGAAGTGAAGCAGCAAGTCACCCCTCAGTTCGATGAAATGCTGAAGGAGGACTTCGATAAGCTGCAAGAGCTCGACCGCAATCTGACGAAGCTGAACGAACGGGGGGTACTACTGGCCAGCTCATTTCGGTTGATGGACACGCCAGACAAAGACATCAGGCACAAGCTCGCCGCGGCGTTCAACACGACCGTGACCATGGTCCACGTCGTGTTGGTGGGGCTGCTGCTCCTGTTGATACTCAACGTGGTGCTGATCATCCGGAACTGGAATCCGCCCAGGCCTTTGTCAGACAAGGTCTGAAAGAGCGACCCGGAACAACGCGCGGCGAGAAGGAGCCCCCTGCATCCAGCACATGGACCCGGTGAGCGCCGCATCGGCGCCCACGCGGGCAAGACGTACCTGCGGCGGATTTGAAACCGTCTCCCCTTCCGCCTACTTCACCTCGCCGCTGGCGGTGCTGCTCGCCGCAGGGCTCATCAGGATGGGCGGCCGGTCCTTGCCCTCCACCGCCCGCTGCAATTCGATCTCCTGCAGCAGCACCGCCGGCGCCACCGTCGACACCGGCACGTTCCCGCTCTCCGCTCCGCAGAAGCCGTTGAACACTCCCTGCTTGCGGCCCGTCGCCAGAATCCGGTTCATCGACGACAGCGGCGTGCCCACGATCTCCACCCCTCTCACCAGCGTCTCCTGCCCCGTCTTCACGTCCACCCGGTACACCATCCTCGGCATCCCCTTGAACGCCTGGTACCCGTAGCTCGACGTGTTCGTGTTCCCTCCCGTGATGTCCCGGATGATCAGCCCGTACGGCTTGCCCTGTCGCTTCGCCTCCGCGATCAGCTGCTTCTTCAGCTCCACGTCATCCACCTGCTTCGACGACTCGGCGATCAGGTTCGCCATCCGCGCCACCGGCTTGCGCGTCCCCTGGCTCCGCCCGTGTCCGTTCGACTGCAGGAAGCCGTCCACCGGACGCCTCGACACCAAGTAGCTCTTCAGCACCCCCTTCTCCACCAGCACCGTCCTCTGCCCCTTCACGCCCTCCTCGTCGTACTCGTAGAAGCCGTTGAGCGGCTCGCCTTGCAGCGTGCGAAGGGTCGGGTCATCCACGATGCTCAGGAACGTCGGCAGCACCTGCTTGCCCACCTGTCCGCGGAACGTCTTCCCCTCCCCTTCCCCATCCTGCCGGTCTCCCTCCAGCCGGTGCCCCAGCGTCTCGTGGAAGAGCACCCCCGCCGCCTCGGGCGCGAGGATCGCCGGTCCCGTGTACGGATCGATCGACGGCGCCTTGCGCAGCGCCGCCAGTTCCTCGATCACCTTGTTCGTCGCCTCGGCCAGCTTCTTCTCGTCCGGCAGCCCCGCCTCGGTGGGCGAGTAGTAGTTGCGCGAGTTGTCCAGCAGCTGCCCGTCCTCCGCCCGCGTCACCGCCATCACGTGCAGCCCGTACATCGTCTGCTCGCTGATGATCCGCCCGCCCTCGCTCGACACGAAGACGCGCGTCACCTTGTCCGCCGTCACCCGCACCTCCGAGTCGAAGATGTCCGGGTGATTCTTGAACCTCGACGACACCTCGCGCGCCACGCGCACCCAGCGCTCGCGATTGAACGGGAAGGCCAGCGGCGGCTGCGTGTACGTCGCCGGCTTCTCCTTCGAGAAGGACGGCGGCTGCTTCGGATCCTCCACCGCGTACACGTTCTCCGCCTTCTTCTTGAGGAAGCTGGAGAGCGCCGCCTTGTACTTCTCGTCCGTCACCAGCCACAGCGACGTGCGCAGCGCCAGGGGCGAGTCGTCGAGCGGGGCGTCCTTGTTGGTGATGTAGCTGGAGCCCTTGCCTCCTCCGAAGAAGTCGTACTCCTCGGGCCCCGAGTTGTCGAACTCGTACGTGCCCACCCGCACGTCCACGTACAGCTTGCGATCCCGGTACGTGTCATCCAGGAAGACCGCCCCGTAGCGGGCGACGATGCCGTACTGATCCGTGTCCTTGAGCTGGTAGCTCATGAAGTACGGCGGCTCGTGGTTCTGCAGCTTGAGCTGCTGCTGGTTGCGCTGGAGCTCCTCCGCCATGGCGTCCATCAACACCACCCGCGTGTCCGGAGCGGGCGCGGCGGCGGTGAGCAGGGCGGATGCGGCGAGCAGCGGGAGGACTGGCCAGGTTCGTATTCTCACGCCCCGACTCTACCCGAGCCCTCCCTCGCTCCCCATCGGGGAAAAAACGGAGCGTCTCTCCCGGACAGCATGATGGGCACTCCTACCTGCCCGGGAAGCAAACGGCCGGGTTCTCCCCTTTGTCGGCCATTACCCTCACCCCCCGCCCTCTCCCAGAGGGAGAGGGAGCATGCGCAACACGAGTATGTCCACGAACTTCTTGGACTCTCCCATTAGCATTCGCTCCTCTGAGGAGGCCGTCATGGACAAGAAGGTCGTGGTCATCACCGGGGCGAGCGCGGGCATCGGCGCCGCCCTGGCCGAGCAGGTGGGCAAGAAGGGCTGGCAGGTGGTTCTCGCCGCGCGGCGCGAGCCCGAGCTGCGTCAGGTGGCCGCGCGCTGCGGCACCGAGGCGCTTCCGGTCATCGCCGACGTGTCCCGGCGTGACGAGGTGAAGCGCGTTCTGGACGCGGCGCTCGGCCGCTTCGGGCACGTGGATGTCTGGGTGAACAACGCCGGGCGGGGCATCAGCAAGCGCGTCTCCGAGCTCAC
This is a stretch of genomic DNA from Archangium violaceum. It encodes these proteins:
- a CDS encoding flagellar export protein FliJ; amino-acid sequence: MADKYFIRQSIARLQEELRLIQASGGDESVDWKARRDALLAEIEQIVDMALPPDSQLVKLLKNTIAEAPRPASAEKSTVPDATSSDSHTFSVVARVLEATHRLNEARFDDEAIGRLSDDINWVLSRKLLKQPVVLVSIAILVVSFGFAVFGALRFKDMKFDVIQQIQERGVQAKSEIDEKRKQAEQSFVQLQQQEQATAGKLKDLDNEIDKHGDRITSLSKKTADAIYQQGQSKLNSLDKAVNDAKEEISKAANQRATEVKQQVTPQFDEMLKEDFDKLQELDRNLTKLNERGVLLASSFRLMDTPDKDIRHKLAAAFNTTVTMVHVVLVGLLLLLILNVVLIIRNWNPPRPLSDKV
- a CDS encoding PQQ-dependent sugar dehydrogenase, which translates into the protein MMLHLPGAGAAEGREGFLFSDRPRASGAPGTVPSALPAGFTQEVLISGLSDPTAFAPLPDGRILIAEKAGVVKVYKNGILLGTPFLDIRSRVNGFADRGLLGLAADPDFARNGFVYMLYTYENDPGDFDGPKTGRMVRYTAVGDTASPDSETVLLGTSVGRSCNDFPPGTDCIPSDSPSHSVGDLEFASDGSLFVTLGDGAHFTHVDDDALRAQDLDSLAGKLLHITPGGAGLPTNPFWNGDATANRSKVFSFGLRNALRFGLRPGSGVPYLGDVGWDTYEEIDVATPGANFGWPCYEGTERQSGYEPKPACQALYALGPSAVKMPLHVWLHQTTACSIGGAFHSGTSWPAPFQDAFIFGDCTQDWMHALTVDAGDNLVSVNDFATETAGVVDIKFGPDTHLYYLSIFSGELRRIRYAGANSPPLAVASATPNNGSAPLSVRFSSAGSSDPEGDPLSYTWDFGDGTPTSSESDPLHIYSASGTYTARLTVEDGRGGSSSAVVGISVGNHAPTALIHAPLPSLLFKVGDVISFSGSGTDPEDGTLPDANLAWNIVLQHCPNGGCHVHPLLSRTGAGGSFVAPDHGDEFFLELRLTATDLNGLTDTKSVAIHPQTVRLTLDTSPPGLQVVYDGTAGTAPFTHMAIVGTRHTIFAPSPQGDLTFFSWSDGGDPQHLVTTGELDAVYTATFNPPTPITCPEGQFRAEYFNNRDLHGPPALVRCEPAPINNDWGTDSPPGTGLPSDDFSVRWTGRFRFSAGFYRFTTTADDGVRLWVDGSPLIDAWRNQPPTTYRAYLFLLHGEHEVTLDYYEAGGGAVSQLRWARTW
- a CDS encoding TldD/PmbA family protein codes for the protein MRIRTWPVLPLLAASALLTAAAPAPDTRVVLMDAMAEELQRNQQQLKLQNHEPPYFMSYQLKDTDQYGIVARYGAVFLDDTYRDRKLYVDVRVGTYEFDNSGPEEYDFFGGGKGSSYITNKDAPLDDSPLALRTSLWLVTDEKYKAALSSFLKKKAENVYAVEDPKQPPSFSKEKPATYTQPPLAFPFNRERWVRVAREVSSRFKNHPDIFDSEVRVTADKVTRVFVSSEGGRIISEQTMYGLHVMAVTRAEDGQLLDNSRNYYSPTEAGLPDEKKLAEATNKVIEELAALRKAPSIDPYTGPAILAPEAAGVLFHETLGHRLEGDRQDGEGEGKTFRGQVGKQVLPTFLSIVDDPTLRTLQGEPLNGFYEYDEEGVKGQRTVLVEKGVLKSYLVSRRPVDGFLQSNGHGRSQGTRKPVARMANLIAESSKQVDDVELKKQLIAEAKRQGKPYGLIIRDITGGNTNTSSYGYQAFKGMPRMVYRVDVKTGQETLVRGVEIVGTPLSSMNRILATGRKQGVFNGFCGAESGNVPVSTVAPAVLLQEIELQRAVEGKDRPPILMSPAASSTASGEVK
- a CDS encoding cyclic nucleotide-binding domain-containing protein; its protein translation is MSRITSTEVILPSSLSAEARHQLTDSLYAVHARLFESEEEREAWAPRDGPEALYFLETATGHAEGHGLLTVAPITLENVLSMARSLLKRRLHQSMVRLAARVLGTRLGARLGRSLVVHTLRHVPLFAQLDEATLRDLAEHAELLVLPAGREVFHAGSASDELYLLETGVVHVLAQGGKLMEELGSGAVFGELALLTRERRSATVRTATASTLIRIPRSALLPLLEGNDRLRERMWKTLAERRFDDVVRGLEGYGHLGRARRLSLLRSGEHRELRPQEWQKLEAGTHLFVLSGAVDFEHAGLVVTQRDATLLEVGQPLRVRAREATRLVLLNPRAA